A stretch of DNA from Pseudoliparis swirei isolate HS2019 ecotype Mariana Trench chromosome 5, NWPU_hadal_v1, whole genome shotgun sequence:
gaagtCACAACTAACTACATCGCATTTCTAGTTATTGCACTCCCAGAAATAAAGCTACAGAGTTAAGGACGCTGTCCTGTACTTCTTAAAAAGAGGCCActtagttttcttttttaaagtcaatAACGGccggtgtgtctgtgttttctttgttgcttttctACCATGTTTATGAGTCTTTTTTTGGTTGATTTTCTAGGAGACAGAACGGGGAGAGCAAGCCTCTCACTGTGCCCAAAGACATCGACCTTCACCTGGACAAAGCTCCCGTCAACGCTCTTGACGCGCTCGGTCAGTACACACTTCTTTATCCATATCACGGTGACATtgttcatgtacacacacacacacacacacacacggctcaagCACAGCTTTTGACTTTCAATGCAGTATTTACATTGTTTCCTAGTTCCTGCTTGATAACTAATCGTGGATCATAATTTTGATTAACAGGTAAAAGATTCTGGTCCGTCTGATGTATTTTTGCCTTGTGTCTCCTTCCAGTGCTGCGCTTCTTCCTGGAGTACCAGTGGCTGATAGATTTTTCCGTCTATGCAACGGGTGTCTTCTTGTTCACTGAGGGTTACTGCAGTTTTGTGGATGCCAGCAAAGAGGTCAATCTGGGAGCCATCTGGTGCGTCCTGACTGTTGTCTTCAGTGTGTATCCTTCAGCTGTGAAGCCACTCGGATAGATCTGTGAAGAGACAGTGGCCCGATTAACTCATGGGTAAACTTTGACTGGACGAATGCTATTTTTTCCCCGCTTGGTTATTTGAATTTAACCCACGCCCCTCAGAAAGACCCTTCACACTCTGATGAGCCACTACTTCCAGTCTGAAGAGGGCGGCGAGCGCTCGGTGTGCCTCGCCTTCGGCTTCCTGTCGCTGCTCGTGGCCATGCTGGTCCTCGTGGTCAGGGAGGACTACCTGGAGTTCGGCCTGGAGTCCGGCTTTTCCAGCCTCTTCGACAACTTGGAAGTCTTTGCCAGACAGCAGGGCTACGCCGACTGGTCGTGAGTCTCCGATCCTGCGAAGACGAGTTCATTCAATACCGATTAGGCGTCGCGCGACGCATTAAGACGcctcctgttgttgttttgactcTCCAGAATCCCAGTGACCAAGCTGACCGTGAAGCTCGGCCTGGCGGCCTTCTGCGCGTACATCGGCGCCCTGCTGGCCTTCCCCGGCCTGCGACTGGCTCAGACGCATCTAGACGCCGTGCAGCTGAACTCCGACCGACCGCTCATCCAGTAAGAACCGAGGGATTCGCCACGGCGACGAGCGACTCTCGACAAGTACTCCGTGTCCGAGTCAAAACATCACGTCCTCATGGATGTCCTTCACGTTTCCTGCAGGATTCTGCTGCACATCAGTTTCCTCTCTCCCGTCGTCGTGGTGATTCTGTGGGTGAAACCCATCGCGAGGGACTTCCTGGCCAACGCTCCGATGGGAAAGACCTCGATAACCATGTGAGTGCACGGTGCATGTGTTCAGATATTGAGAGGACATCTCAATTCTCAAGACGGGAACAATCGGTACTCGTGCAAGAAGTCCTCGAAGTGAGTGAGGACTTTTTTTGATGGGactcttttgttcttttccttCCAGAGTTTCCAGCGAGACCTTTGACACCGTGCGGCTGTGGATCGTCGTGGGCTCGTGTGCGCTGCGGCTGTTAGTGACTCGGTACCACCTGCAGGCCTACCTCAACCTGGCTCAGAAGTGGGTCGATCAGATGAAGAAGGAGGCGGGACGTATCGCCGCCATCGACATTCAGAGGAAGGTCAGATATATTTACTTCAGGACTTCAGCTAGGAACCTTTTTGAAGTTTTTACATGAAGAAAATGTTTACTGGGCAGTAAGAAAACTTAACTgagaataaatgtgtttttcaggTCACTCGTATCTTTTGCTACCTGACCGTCATCACCCTCCAGTATCTGGTTCCTGTGTTTCTCATCCTCTTCTCCACGCTGGCACTGAAGGCACTGGGTGAGTAAAGAACCGCCATCATGGGCGCTGCATTAGAGGAACGTAGGATCTTCATGTGTCGGCgcttttataataaaaatatagattCAGAGTTGGACATTTGGTGAAATATCTTTAATTCTCTCTCTCGTGTCGAGTTAGATGAGATCAATACCTcgctcgtatatatatatgttaaatattAAGTTACTCGGCTCAGCTTAGCATACACACTCTGCTGCTTCTTGCCAAAAATAGTTCACTTTATAACATCATGTACAACTTGGTTTTATTCcagattaaataaatgaaacatatCATGTGGATTCATGAGTTTTAGATGTGCGACCTCCACTCAGGTGTGTTAATGCTAACCTGGATAGCTAACGATCTGCTGCTGGCTGTGGCCATATAGTTACAGGATATATAAATAAGAGTGTTTCAAGCAAATTTCCCATGTTTATTTATGTCACGGTGAAACatttacatattacatattagaCACATcatttgtaaatgtaatattgtaGTCCATATTCATAGTATTTACATCTTATCCTGTCTCCTACCTCATCTCTAACTTCATAACCTCTACTGCCACCTTCacctgcacttcacacatctatGTCACATCTGCACTTTTATCTCTATTATATTACCATTTGCACATACTCTGCACTCTTCTgctttgcacttctggttagatgctaactgcatttcgttgcacCAGTACTTGTTCTTTGTgtcatgacaataaagttgaatctaatctaaacgTCACAAGAAATGGTTTCTTTCGGCGACCgacttcctttcttttttctccccaaATCTAACGGCTGCCTGTTCTCCATCGGCCTCGTAGGGAACTTCTCCTGGGTCCCCGGGGTGGAGCAGCCCCCCGGGGTGACGCCGGCGCTGGTGCTGCCCACCGTGGCGCCCGTGCTGCCCGGCGGTTTcgacgaagacgaggaggggatggaggaccCGGAGGAGGACATCCAGGCCACCGTGGCGCGCCTGTCGGAGGCCTTCGCCGCGCTGCGCTCCGTCCTCACGCCGCTCTTCCTGCGGGGTCTGTTCGCCTTCTTCACGTGGTGGGTGGCCGCCTGCCAGCTCATCAGCTCTCTGTTCGGCATCTACTTCCACCAGTACCTCATGCAGAACTAACCGAGGGAGACGGCGCGACAGAAACACTCGGCGGGACATTGATCCAAACGGGCAGCTACCGGCCACCTCGGTTGTGGCGGTGACGGGAGGTTTGATCACGTCTTTTTAATTTTGATGATTTCTTTTTGGGAGGATACAGGCGATGGACACTGTGTTGTTGCTTCAGGCTCGTTGTGTCAATAACACAACAGAGAGACTCGGGGTCTGTATCACAAAGTCAAACTGTTAGTCTGGCTCTCTTCGGACACCTTTTTTGTTATGGTCTGATTCGGCTACTGGTGCGTTCAAGTACAATAGTAGCTTTTACTGACGTGCAACATCAAAAGAACCACGAGAGGATTACTTCATATGACATTTGTTGTGGTGTTCAAAGGAGACATTCAGTATTCACAAGAAGCTTTATATGGCATATTTGCAGCCATACATAAGTTTAAGACTTATAAGGTATTTTTGACGTGTTCAGCAGTACTAGAAATgtaatattttgtcatattatTTTTGTTGGTGTGAGGGATCCACCTTAAAAACAGCAGGTCGGCAGGTTTTTGATCCGACCCTCTGAAGTTCACCTTCTCCGGAGCCGGTTGGGCCGCGTGGCATCGGTTACCATGGTGATCTAACGGGGTTTAAAAGGGAGTCTCAAGCCCAAAGATATCCAGCTGATGTCACTTTATgatacagacccccccccccgccccaccccaccccacatcTTCCAGCCATTTCAACGTTAACCTTTCAGATGTATCTATGCCAATGTCTCCTGAATAGTTCTGAACAGAACACTGTCAAATGCTGCATTGTCTCATGTTTAATACATGTGTTAGTACTTCCTCCCCGTGCAGGTAAGGCGCTGTCATTTTGCGAGGGACTCTTTGTCCCCCCCAAAGGAACCGATTTCAAGAGTGCTCAATGTTTGTTTCTTCCGTCCTCTAGTTTTACCGCTGTAGCGTTTTGATTGCTGAATATTGTCGTAAAGCTCAGATCCATCGGCTAGAGATGCAGAGCTGCAGAGATGCAGAGCTTCAGAGATGCTGAGATGCAGAGCGGCTGCTTTCGTCCCCAGAGTTTCCTCCGGCGTTCCTAAGTGCCTGGGAGGTCGGGGATTTTGAGTCTGTTTTAAAATCTCCTTTCTCCCCAATCATCCGTCTTTAGAGCGAATGGAATCCGTTAGTGGATGAAATGAAGACTCCAAATCTTTTTCtgtttctcccttttttattttcaaacacTACTCGCTGGCAACTATTTTAGTTGCAGTGTCTTAATCATcagttttctgtttttattgccAActagtcacgtgtgtgtgtgtgcgtgcgctttTGCGTCggtggatttttatttatttatttatgaaacgTTGCCCCTAAtaactttgttgttatttagaAAGGATACAGATGCTTTTGTTCTGGAAAAAAATGTGTATTGTTTTGTGGCAATCTTTTGATTTTTAGATGGTATAATTGGATTTGAATGCTCTGACATCTTCGTACTGTGAACTTCTTTTTTTAGATTTCCTTTCTTTTGAATGCATGCTGTGCACATTTTTGGCTTTAACCGGAACgatttttgtttgtgtgactCAATAaaccatttattattattattatagtctcATCTCCGCTTGATGTTCCCTTCGAGGAGCGTGGGACATTCTGCTGATTGAAGGGATTTCCTTTTTAAGAAGTCGCTGCTTCAATTGACAAAAGGCATCATGCATGATAATGGGGTGTCTCGCCACGGTCCTGGTCTctgaccccccacacacacacacacacacactaccctcAACCTCCTGAGAAGTTGATTTGTAACCACTTTATAATATATCTGTCGATGCTCAACTTGGGCAACAGGAACTAGTGTCTTTCTGGAAATCCTCCAAATCCTTTTACATCCGTCAGCGAGGCccgaaaaaaaacattcaaagttTTGAGTGATTCAGGGTCCGCGAGACATTATCAAAACATTCATATCTTACATGCCAGTCGTGCGTCAACAgttctggaatgttctccagcTGCCCAGGCTCTTTGGAAGTCTTAATGATTTATGGACGATATCGTCTGGACTTCCACGTCCAATCAAAAGCCTCGAAGTGTCTCTGGTTCAGGGAGGGGGCGGGCCTTCTGAGTGGAGGACTTCAACCAGTTGTTAATCTGACATCACATCTATTAGAGGTTTGAGATGCAGCATTAGGATGTGTTGTATTAGCGGTACATGTTGTCGTCATAATTAAACACTTATGTCGATAATGCATTTAAACATGTTATCAGCTTATATAACCAGTTAAAATATAGTTAGCACTTTATAATGACTTCAAGGTCAAGTATCATACTTCATAACTGCTGGGAACTCATTTGActtgattttttcttttattcactTAAAGCAAACAATGACCACtttttataatgcattatataaTGATTTATAATCACacaataatgcattataaaataTCTAATGTTTTCCAACCATAGGAATGATAAATACTGTATTATGAAGCTTGACCTTTTATGATGTAAAaattatttatgattaattactGTAGTAAAGCATTATAaagcataatatatatataactcatAAGGTAGCTCATATGCATTATTGACATTGGCGTTATTAAAAGTGTTACATAAATGTCCAAAGAAAGTCATTTTCAGTTATTGTTCGACATGATTGAGGAGTTCAGTTCCAgtttctctctgctcctctgagcCCGATGAACCGGAAGGTGACGAGGTCGACGTATCTATATAATCACATTAATTATCTGCATCTGTGCAGAGGGGCCAAGTCAGACGGGCTGTGGTTGCCATAGAAACCAGGAtgttttgtgcatgtgtgtgtgtgtgtgtgcaggacccAGACGTGCCCTATACAGACTGGGACGGGCCCGGTCTCAGGGGAGCAGACCAGACATGACCCCGGTGGGAGCCTCTTGTCGTTCAGGGAGGGGAGACCAGAGTCCAGGAGTGGGAAGGCTCCATCGGGGTGGCATACTGGGAGAGTCACCGGGAGACAGCCATGTGGAAATGAGCCTTTTTTCTGTgcttaatgtaaaaaaatagctatctatttatagaaatatatatatttaaaaaatatagagatttcttttttttgctgccaCCAAACCAGAGGAACAAGAATGAGCCACTTAAAAGCATGTcttcaaatataaatgtatataaatatatatattcatatctacatatatatttttctatatattgatatttatttatatatagaatatatatataaaaatgtctttatatataaatatatatcttttaatatatatacatatatttgaatatattaagtatatatatatatatatgtatatatatatttgatctgTCCATGGTCAAAAGTCACATTTCTTCTTTAAAGCCAGTGGAAAATGTCCTTTTGTGGAAAATAACAAGCAGGGCAAGGCCACCGTACAAAGCAAACCGTTTTTATTTCAAAGGAATCACAACAAATGTCAAATAGAAATCTTtgttctgtttaaaaaataaaaaacctccACCCCCAAAAACATCAGAATACTGATCATAATGAAAAAGTTATAATTCCACAGCAGCACTTGAGttgagtgtgtgaggatgtgCTGGTCTTCAGGGTGAGGACTCAATCTTTAGTTTAAATCCtaattttgtgaaataaaatgcCCCCTTGTGGACAAGAGGTGGAACTTCATTCAACCCCAAATTCTGAGCACATTTGTAGAACAAAAGTTGAATTTGCAAAACTAAAAAATTAACATAAATACAGTGAAGAGTACTTTTACAGATATAATGAAAACCAAACATTcctcaaataaaacatttg
This window harbors:
- the tmem161a gene encoding transmembrane protein 161A is translated as MALMGIQLVVSLLAASIMQRMAPHYSFARWLLCNGSLFRFRHPSEGELCALAGKQMPKQTRRDRRQNGESKPLTVPKDIDLHLDKAPVNALDALVLRFFLEYQWLIDFSVYATGVFLFTEGYCSFVDASKEVNLGAIWCVLTVVFSVKTLHTLMSHYFQSEEGGERSVCLAFGFLSLLVAMLVLVVREDYLEFGLESGFSSLFDNLEVFARQQGYADWSIPVTKLTVKLGLAAFCAYIGALLAFPGLRLAQTHLDAVQLNSDRPLIQILLHISFLSPVVVVILWVKPIARDFLANAPMGKTSITIVSSETFDTVRLWIVVGSCALRLLVTRYHLQAYLNLAQKWVDQMKKEAGRIAAIDIQRKVTRIFCYLTVITLQYLVPVFLILFSTLALKALGNFSWVPGVEQPPGVTPALVLPTVAPVLPGGFDEDEEGMEDPEEDIQATVARLSEAFAALRSVLTPLFLRGLFAFFTWWVAACQLISSLFGIYFHQYLMQN